Proteins encoded by one window of Halomonas chromatireducens:
- a CDS encoding cob(I)yrinic acid a,c-diamide adenosyltransferase, translated as MVKLNRIYTRTGDKGDTGLGDGSRVAKHDRRVEAFGTVDETNATIGLAQLHAEGELQQMLATVQNDLFDVGADLCTPEQEDPTYPPLRVTATQVEFLERQIDAMNADLASLRSFILPGGTPLAAHLHLARTVARRAERLVTLLMIEQPVNPEVLRYMNRLSDLLFVAARKANDNGAGDVLWVPGANR; from the coding sequence TTGGTAAAACTCAACAGGATCTACACCCGTACCGGGGACAAGGGCGACACCGGGCTCGGCGACGGCAGCCGCGTGGCCAAGCACGACCGTCGCGTGGAAGCCTTCGGCACCGTGGACGAGACCAATGCCACCATTGGCCTGGCCCAGCTGCATGCCGAAGGCGAACTGCAGCAGATGCTGGCCACCGTGCAGAACGACCTGTTCGACGTGGGCGCCGACCTGTGCACGCCGGAACAGGAAGACCCGACGTATCCTCCCCTGAGGGTCACGGCAACCCAGGTGGAGTTCCTTGAACGCCAGATCGACGCCATGAACGCCGATCTCGCCAGCCTGCGCTCCTTCATCCTGCCGGGGGGAACCCCGTTGGCCGCTCACCTCCACCTGGCCCGCACCGTCGCCCGGCGCGCCGAACGCCTGGTCACACTGCTGATGATCGAGCAGCCGGTGAACCCCGAGGTGCTGCGCTACATGAACCGCCTCTCCGACCTGCTGTTCGTCGCAGCCCGCAAGGCCAACGACAACGGCGCGGGTGATGTGCTGTGGGTACCCGGTGCCAACCGATGA